Proteins encoded in a region of the Sterolibacterium denitrificans genome:
- the can gene encoding carbonate dehydratase, whose protein sequence is MPLSHLIANNRRWAERKRAEDPEFFSRLAAQQNPEYLWIGCSDSRVPANQITGLAPGEVFVHRNVSNVVVHTDLNCLSVIHYAVEVLKVRHIMVVGHYGCGGVRAALEERNHGLIDNWLRHVQDVYHKHRSNLDALPLDARVNRLCELNVIEQVVNVCRTTIVQNAWGNGQRVSVHGWVYGLDDGLLHEMCSSASSQTETETTYRKALEHIGCRSRRIGD, encoded by the coding sequence ATGCCACTGTCGCATCTGATTGCCAACAATCGCCGCTGGGCCGAGCGGAAGCGCGCCGAAGATCCGGAGTTTTTCAGCCGCCTGGCGGCGCAGCAGAATCCGGAATATCTCTGGATCGGCTGTTCCGACAGCCGCGTGCCGGCCAACCAGATCACCGGCCTGGCGCCGGGCGAAGTCTTCGTCCATCGCAATGTCAGCAATGTCGTGGTGCATACCGATCTGAACTGCCTGTCGGTGATTCACTATGCGGTTGAAGTGCTCAAGGTGCGTCACATCATGGTGGTGGGGCACTATGGTTGCGGCGGTGTGCGCGCCGCGCTCGAAGAACGCAACCATGGGTTGATCGACAACTGGTTGCGTCATGTCCAGGACGTCTACCACAAGCATCGCAGCAATCTGGACGCACTTCCGCTCGATGCCCGGGTGAATCGCCTGTGCGAACTGAACGTCATCGAACAGGTGGTGAATGTCTGTCGCACCACCATCGTGCAGAATGCCTGGGGCAATGGCCAGCGCGTTTCGGTGCATGGCTGGGTGTATGGACTCGATGATGGCCTGCTGCACGAGATGTGCAGTTCCGCTTCCTCGCAGACGGAAACCGAAACCACCTATCGCAAGGCGCTGGAACACATCGGCTGCCGCAGTCGCC